Proteins encoded together in one Sulfoacidibacillus ferrooxidans window:
- a CDS encoding polysaccharide deacetylase family protein, translating into MLGIGLILLLIVLLWAIHGPLAELLLDGFHLRGVYQGNDLVREVALTFDDGPHPVYTPLLLELLDQHNVQATFFLVGERAKKYPELVRAIHEHGHIIGSHTYRHRNAWFITPRQLEQELIRTKNVIEQITKTPVTLYRPPWGRLTVATPRITQRLGQVPVLWTYAARDWRHDVSAADIALVVANHLQNGAVVLLHDSGGAADAPLHTLAALKVLLPRIADIGFSCNANPILRAAEHIVDPPAPFPRRMQRIIHPLWMQWERLFDRIYVVYPMSRLFRLSIVAWRFGTRTLSGIDGVESPLTYVAATTSLGAGDPSSFAPATRINDGDAMAELHLQNGALQQLVKITSPEKMAIRGLKELRDSMHGVARALVYDDRFRHAKGVFGMTLMHRGVEKLGFHVEEIEQTLGNRWVSMLLVWIMVLYHPEGRKRLHKGHGDMHPKLLWMSREELLRRYFEGPLPEHVASLEELFSTQS; encoded by the coding sequence ATGCTAGGCATTGGCCTCATTCTTTTATTAATCGTACTGCTCTGGGCCATCCACGGTCCACTCGCAGAACTGCTATTAGACGGTTTTCATCTACGTGGCGTTTATCAGGGCAATGATCTGGTGCGTGAAGTCGCATTAACGTTTGACGATGGTCCGCACCCAGTCTATACGCCTTTGCTTCTTGAGCTCTTAGATCAACACAACGTGCAGGCTACATTTTTCTTAGTTGGAGAGCGGGCTAAAAAGTATCCGGAATTGGTGCGTGCCATTCACGAGCATGGCCATATCATTGGCAGCCATACGTATCGTCACCGCAATGCTTGGTTTATTACTCCCCGCCAACTAGAACAAGAGCTGATTCGCACAAAAAATGTGATTGAGCAGATCACAAAGACTCCTGTGACATTGTATCGTCCACCTTGGGGTCGGCTGACGGTGGCCACACCCCGTATCACGCAGCGCCTGGGTCAGGTACCGGTTTTATGGACTTATGCTGCACGCGATTGGCGTCACGATGTTTCGGCTGCAGATATTGCTCTTGTCGTGGCTAACCATTTGCAAAATGGAGCTGTCGTTCTTTTGCATGATAGTGGTGGTGCTGCGGATGCACCGTTGCACACGCTAGCTGCCCTCAAGGTGTTACTTCCGCGAATTGCAGACATCGGCTTTTCTTGCAATGCTAACCCCATTTTGCGAGCAGCCGAACACATTGTAGATCCACCGGCCCCATTTCCACGTCGCATGCAGCGCATCATTCATCCGCTCTGGATGCAGTGGGAACGTTTATTTGACCGTATCTATGTCGTGTATCCGATGTCACGCCTTTTTCGTTTAAGTATTGTTGCGTGGCGTTTTGGCACGCGCACGCTAAGTGGGATAGATGGCGTTGAGTCACCACTAACCTATGTGGCTGCAACGACATCTCTTGGAGCAGGTGATCCATCAAGCTTTGCTCCCGCTACACGTATCAACGATGGAGATGCCATGGCTGAATTGCATTTGCAAAATGGAGCGTTACAGCAACTTGTAAAGATAACCTCTCCTGAAAAAATGGCCATTCGGGGATTAAAGGAACTTCGCGATAGTATGCATGGTGTGGCTAGAGCACTCGTTTATGATGATCGTTTTCGCCATGCAAAAGGCGTATTTGGTATGACACTCATGCATCGGGGAGTAGAAAAATTAGGTTTTCACGTCGAAGAGATCGAACAGACGCTTGGCAATCGCTGGGTTAGCATGTTACTAGTTTGGATCATGGTCTTATACCATCCAGAGGGTCGCAAACGCCTCCATAAAGGACATGGAGATATGCATCCTAAATTACTTTGGATGAGTCGCGAAGAGCTATTGCGAAGATATTTTGAGGGTCCATTGCCAGAACATGTGGCATCGCTTGAAGAACTATTTTCTACGCAATCATAA
- a CDS encoding MFS transporter, producing MRGIPQDIRKPFVASALLTLMLVEFVRGALILALLPNIGVDALGLTPAAIGLAISVHYFFDNILRSPMGFLADHFGQRFVLVSGLIVAAIGLIVVARATNPVSLTLGAGILGIGTSPLWPSVITTVTATASEEQKATAMGYIYIAWIIGGGAGPVVINFVLSFSYRAAFMLLICMLLLGGMLALITKPEKEIIHGDEPFLVLIEPRRYFGEIIVNLKQIRILFPGMFVQTLAIGILIPVLTPYARVVLGVSPQLQSVAMVIVGGTTAIFLPIMGRFVDRVGARPFLSGGFILAGIGLVLFTLQTSLWPAVSFMLLLALSYAMILPSWNSVLDGAIDREKRGTMWGVFMTVEGLGTATGPYIGGRLWQAFGPQAPFWASAILLGTMGLLYLFLRIPGLNRDLKPST from the coding sequence ATGAGGGGTATCCCACAGGATATTCGCAAGCCCTTTGTTGCAAGTGCACTCTTAACGCTTATGCTTGTCGAGTTTGTACGTGGTGCGTTAATTTTAGCACTCCTACCCAATATTGGAGTGGATGCACTCGGACTTACTCCTGCGGCCATTGGACTAGCCATTAGTGTCCATTATTTTTTTGACAATATTTTGCGTAGTCCGATGGGTTTTCTAGCTGATCATTTTGGTCAGCGCTTTGTGTTAGTCAGCGGATTAATTGTCGCCGCCATCGGCCTTATTGTTGTGGCTCGGGCCACAAATCCTGTAAGTTTAACGCTAGGTGCGGGCATACTAGGGATAGGCACATCCCCGTTATGGCCTTCAGTGATTACAACTGTAACTGCCACAGCCTCAGAAGAGCAAAAAGCAACGGCAATGGGATACATATACATCGCATGGATTATTGGCGGCGGAGCAGGACCTGTCGTCATTAATTTTGTGTTGAGTTTTTCTTACCGAGCAGCATTTATGTTACTGATCTGCATGCTGCTCCTAGGCGGTATGCTAGCGCTGATCACGAAACCCGAAAAAGAAATCATTCATGGGGACGAGCCATTTTTAGTTTTGATCGAGCCGCGTAGATATTTTGGTGAAATCATCGTAAACTTAAAACAGATTCGGATCTTATTCCCGGGCATGTTCGTGCAGACGTTAGCGATTGGAATTCTCATTCCTGTACTAACCCCTTACGCACGCGTGGTTCTTGGTGTAAGTCCACAACTGCAAAGCGTGGCAATGGTCATCGTGGGAGGTACCACAGCTATTTTTTTACCTATTATGGGGAGATTTGTCGACCGAGTAGGCGCTCGTCCTTTCTTGTCGGGTGGATTTATTTTAGCTGGCATTGGACTTGTTCTGTTTACTCTACAAACAAGCCTCTGGCCTGCCGTTAGTTTTATGCTGTTGCTCGCACTATCCTATGCGATGATTTTACCTTCGTGGAATTCCGTCCTAGATGGGGCCATCGATCGTGAAAAGCGCGGAACGATGTGGGGCGTTTTTATGACGGTAGAAGGATTAGGGACTGCGACTGGGCCGTACATAGGCGGTAGACTGTGGCAAGCATTTGGACCGCAAGCTCCTTTTTGGGCAAGTGCGATTCTGTTAGGTACGATGGGACTTCTCTACTTATTTCTCCGCATCCCAGGCCTAAACCGAGACCTCAAACCGAGCACCTAG
- a CDS encoding MGDG synthase family glycosyltransferase, with product MQKTKRVLILSASYGEGHQQAALAVRDAIMESHPSHEVHIIDYIEMVHPKLNIFARYCYLKSVRFAPALYGLFYKGTSRITPSSLIQRRLNHLGYEELADFLHAERPDVILSTFPTPAGVMSVLREHGLANIPAATVITDHAIHSQWIHAYTDHYFVGSEHVKQGLILRGIDERRISVTGIPIRPAFLEASNRAGIRAKLGLEEDYPTLLIMGGAYGVLTDIVQICEELFQSECRMQLIVICGRNDKLRVQIEQLSKEATNPVWVFGFTREVHELMAVSDLIVTKAGGLTISEALAMELPMLLYRPIPGQETQNAAFLVKSRVAVLARTRKQVIDHVYRLLRDNGSLLTRMRANTNTIRKVTAAREIADKLIELDDKDVLYPPQDHTSTLLAEQS from the coding sequence ATGCAAAAGACTAAGCGCGTGTTGATCTTATCGGCCTCCTATGGAGAAGGTCACCAACAAGCGGCACTGGCCGTGCGCGACGCCATTATGGAAAGTCATCCTAGTCATGAGGTCCACATCATTGACTACATTGAGATGGTCCACCCAAAGTTAAATATCTTTGCTCGTTATTGTTATCTAAAAAGCGTGCGCTTTGCACCAGCTCTTTATGGGCTGTTTTACAAGGGAACCAGTCGCATCACGCCATCTTCGCTCATTCAGAGGCGTTTGAATCATCTTGGATATGAAGAATTAGCTGATTTCCTTCATGCTGAGCGACCTGATGTGATCCTTTCGACATTCCCTACACCAGCTGGCGTGATGTCTGTCCTACGGGAGCATGGATTAGCCAATATTCCTGCGGCTACGGTCATTACCGATCATGCGATACACAGCCAGTGGATACATGCGTATACTGACCATTATTTTGTTGGGTCAGAACACGTGAAACAAGGTCTGATTCTTCGCGGTATTGATGAACGGCGCATCTCTGTCACAGGAATCCCCATTCGTCCGGCATTTCTAGAAGCGAGTAACCGCGCTGGGATTCGCGCAAAACTTGGGCTAGAAGAAGACTATCCGACACTTCTCATCATGGGTGGAGCGTATGGTGTACTGACTGATATCGTCCAGATCTGCGAAGAATTATTTCAATCAGAGTGCCGCATGCAGTTGATCGTCATCTGTGGTCGCAATGATAAGCTGCGAGTACAGATCGAACAGTTATCGAAGGAAGCAACGAATCCAGTTTGGGTGTTTGGATTTACGCGTGAAGTACATGAGCTCATGGCCGTATCTGATCTGATCGTGACAAAAGCCGGCGGACTGACGATTAGTGAAGCGTTAGCTATGGAACTTCCGATGCTGCTGTATCGGCCTATCCCCGGTCAAGAAACGCAAAATGCAGCGTTTCTTGTGAAGTCTCGTGTTGCGGTTCTTGCGCGTACGAGAAAGCAAGTGATTGACCATGTATACCGTTTGTTACGTGACAACGGATCGCTTTTAACGCGCATGCGCGCGAATACAAATACCATTCGCAAAGTCACAGCTGCACGCGAGATAGCAGATAAACTGATTGAATTAGATGACAAAGATGTGCTATACCCTCCACAAGATCATACTTCCACTTTACTGGCGGAACAATCATGA
- the upp gene encoding uracil phosphoribosyltransferase codes for MKPIREIHHPLALEKIGQLREHATDVSTFRRIVAELSTFLAIECTDDLATETRTIQTPIAQATVVRARDEVVLIPILRAGLGMVEGMLLWIPSAKVGHLGMYRDPDTLMPVEYYANTPAGMNDSVVIVLDPMLATGGSATAALGLLKARGAKHIKLASIIAAPEGIAKVQSHHPDVQIYAVVVDEGLNSHGYIVPGLGDAGDRIFGTL; via the coding sequence TTGAAACCGATTCGCGAGATACATCATCCCCTCGCCCTAGAAAAGATCGGGCAGTTGCGCGAACATGCAACAGATGTTTCGACCTTTCGGCGCATTGTTGCAGAATTATCTACGTTTTTAGCCATTGAATGCACAGATGATCTTGCAACTGAGACGCGAACGATCCAGACGCCGATTGCACAAGCTACGGTGGTACGCGCTCGTGATGAGGTGGTACTCATCCCCATCTTGCGAGCAGGGCTTGGCATGGTCGAAGGGATGTTGTTGTGGATCCCTAGTGCCAAAGTCGGTCACCTCGGGATGTATCGCGATCCCGATACGCTGATGCCTGTAGAGTATTATGCTAATACGCCTGCTGGCATGAATGATAGTGTGGTTATTGTATTAGATCCTATGCTCGCAACTGGTGGCTCAGCCACAGCTGCCCTCGGATTGTTAAAAGCTCGCGGCGCTAAACATATTAAGTTAGCCTCCATTATCGCAGCGCCAGAAGGCATTGCAAAAGTACAAAGCCATCACCCTGATGTTCAAATTTATGCTGTTGTGGTCGATGAGGGTCTAAACAGTCATGGATATATTGTGCCTGGACTTGGCGATGCAGGCGATCGCATATTTGGTACGTTATAA
- the wecB gene encoding non-hydrolyzing UDP-N-acetylglucosamine 2-epimerase, with the protein MKRIRVMTIFGTRPEAVKMAPLVKELQANADFETVVCVTAQHREQLDQVLSAFSVFPDYDLNVMEARQTLTKISTKVLELLASVLEEVQPDIVLVHGDTTTTFIASLAAFYQQIAIGHVEAGLRTWDKYSPYPEEMNRQLTGVIADLHFAPTKVAADNLLREGKQEQRIYITGNTAIDAMRTTVHADYEHPELAKIGANQRLIYMTAHRRENIGEGLLQIFTAVREVVDLYPDVYVIYPVHLNPAVREPAHHILGDHPRIALIDPLEVMDAHNFMAKAYLILTDSGGVQEEAPFLGIPCLVLRDTTERPEGIEAGTLRLVGTKQDEIIRATRELLDDTEAYERMSVAASPYGDGFASRRIVQALRHYFNQGERPELFVPKPKKAR; encoded by the coding sequence GTGAAGCGTATACGGGTGATGACGATATTTGGCACTCGCCCTGAGGCGGTGAAGATGGCGCCACTAGTAAAAGAGCTACAAGCAAATGCGGACTTTGAAACGGTCGTCTGTGTGACGGCGCAACATCGCGAACAACTGGATCAAGTGCTTAGCGCATTTTCTGTTTTTCCCGATTATGATTTGAATGTCATGGAAGCGCGTCAAACGCTTACAAAAATATCGACCAAAGTGCTCGAGTTATTGGCCTCCGTATTAGAGGAGGTGCAACCAGATATTGTGCTTGTACACGGCGATACGACGACGACATTTATTGCAAGTCTAGCAGCGTTTTATCAGCAGATTGCTATTGGTCACGTTGAAGCTGGATTGCGCACGTGGGATAAGTACTCGCCATATCCAGAAGAGATGAATCGGCAGTTGACTGGCGTAATCGCAGATTTGCATTTTGCTCCGACAAAAGTTGCTGCAGATAACTTATTGCGCGAAGGCAAACAGGAGCAGCGTATTTACATTACGGGCAATACTGCCATTGACGCGATGCGTACAACCGTTCATGCTGATTATGAGCATCCGGAACTAGCGAAGATAGGTGCTAACCAACGTCTGATCTATATGACTGCACATCGAAGAGAGAATATCGGCGAGGGATTGCTGCAAATATTTACAGCTGTCCGTGAAGTGGTGGACTTATATCCGGATGTATATGTGATTTATCCAGTTCACTTAAATCCGGCTGTGCGGGAACCGGCGCATCACATACTAGGTGATCATCCACGCATTGCGTTGATCGACCCACTTGAAGTGATGGATGCTCACAATTTTATGGCAAAGGCGTATTTGATCCTGACTGATTCTGGTGGAGTACAAGAAGAGGCGCCATTTCTTGGTATCCCTTGTCTTGTGTTGCGCGATACGACGGAGCGTCCTGAAGGCATTGAGGCTGGAACGCTTCGTCTTGTCGGTACAAAGCAAGATGAGATTATTCGCGCGACTCGCGAGCTGCTAGATGATACAGAGGCATATGAACGAATGTCCGTAGCGGCAAGTCCTTATGGCGATGGATTTGCATCGCGTCGGATTGTTCAAGCATTGCGCCATTATTTTAATCAGGGAGAACGGCCAGAACTTTTTGTGCCAAAACCTAAAAAAGCAAGATAG
- a CDS encoding acetyl-CoA C-acetyltransferase: MTEAVIVSAARTALGSFMGSLANTPATELGAIVIRETLTRAGVSSDIVDEVIMGNVLQAGLGQNPARQAAIKAGLPYELPSFTVNKVCGSGLKTIALAAQSIRAGDQDVVIAGGMENMSRAPYLLEGARSGYRMGDQKVVDSMIRDGLWCAFNDVHMGITAENVAERKHISRAEQDRFSLQSQERALAAIELGHFKEEIVSVPVPQKKGDPLVFDTDEYPRKTSAETLSKLRPAFKQGGTVTAGNASGLNDGAAAVLVMSKERANALGLKPLARIVAYSSAGLDPAVMGLGPIYATQKLLKRSGLSVGDMDLIEANEAFAAQALAVGQELGLDESKVNVSGGAIALGHPIGASGARVLVTLLYGLRRTGGKMGLATLCIGGGQGVAMVVERM; the protein is encoded by the coding sequence ATGACGGAAGCAGTCATTGTGAGTGCGGCTCGCACAGCGCTTGGTAGCTTTATGGGTAGTTTGGCCAATACACCGGCGACAGAGCTTGGTGCCATCGTTATTCGAGAAACGCTCACGCGTGCAGGAGTTTCTTCAGACATTGTTGACGAAGTGATCATGGGCAATGTGTTACAAGCTGGACTTGGGCAAAATCCTGCGCGGCAAGCAGCCATAAAAGCCGGATTGCCCTATGAATTGCCGTCGTTTACGGTCAATAAAGTCTGTGGTTCTGGGTTAAAGACCATCGCGCTTGCGGCACAATCCATTCGCGCTGGCGATCAAGACGTAGTCATTGCAGGTGGTATGGAAAATATGAGTCGCGCCCCATATCTCTTAGAGGGTGCACGTTCTGGCTATCGTATGGGCGATCAAAAAGTCGTTGACAGCATGATACGCGATGGCCTGTGGTGTGCGTTTAACGATGTACACATGGGAATCACCGCAGAGAACGTGGCGGAACGCAAACACATCTCACGAGCAGAACAAGATCGCTTTTCTTTACAGTCCCAAGAGCGTGCACTCGCTGCGATTGAATTAGGTCACTTCAAAGAGGAAATCGTAAGCGTTCCTGTACCTCAGAAAAAAGGCGATCCACTTGTATTTGATACAGATGAATACCCGCGTAAGACTTCAGCAGAGACACTCAGTAAACTCCGTCCGGCCTTTAAACAGGGTGGAACAGTAACGGCGGGCAACGCTTCAGGGTTAAATGATGGGGCTGCGGCCGTTCTCGTTATGTCCAAAGAGCGCGCCAATGCACTTGGATTGAAACCGCTAGCGCGCATTGTCGCCTATTCATCTGCTGGCTTAGATCCTGCTGTGATGGGTCTTGGCCCTATTTATGCGACTCAAAAACTGCTGAAGCGATCAGGGCTATCTGTTGGCGATATGGATTTGATCGAAGCCAATGAGGCATTTGCAGCACAGGCGCTCGCGGTCGGACAAGAGTTGGGCCTAGATGAGAGCAAAGTCAACGTAAGTGGTGGGGCTATCGCACTCGGTCATCCGATCGGTGCATCCGGTGCACGCGTGTTAGTGACGCTTTTATACGGGTTACGGCGCACAGGCGGAAAAATGGGTCTTGCTACGCTGTGTATTGGCGGTGGGCAAGGCGTTGCTATGGTCGTAGAGCGAATGTAA
- a CDS encoding AtpZ/AtpI family protein encodes MRNFDKDDKKPTAPFNTWKAVAVFSGASLQLLVTMIVFGFLGHLLAERTGLSWLTAIGVLFGMIVGISGLSFLIKQFLGGKS; translated from the coding sequence GTGAGGAACTTCGACAAGGATGATAAAAAGCCTACAGCGCCATTTAACACGTGGAAGGCGGTTGCCGTTTTTTCTGGAGCCTCTTTACAACTGTTAGTGACCATGATCGTTTTTGGGTTCCTGGGGCATCTTCTAGCAGAACGCACTGGACTGTCATGGTTGACCGCAATCGGAGTTTTGTTTGGTATGATTGTCGGGATATCGGGCTTATCGTTCTTGATTAAACAATTTTTAGGTGGTAAATCGTGA
- a CDS encoding ATP synthase subunit I, whose amino-acid sequence MSDIQRLQARLRIVQRVGVGIAFLTVLAWLIFRNVQSDMNGLLLGELGGAYVFYSMVRQGHLRDGLEGKALFASGMLGMFTRFVVLVAVMIVAVKSPHVNPFTTLVGYLLGFVLIFVGLYGFSKNERSTPGGK is encoded by the coding sequence GTGAGCGATATCCAGAGATTACAGGCGCGATTGCGTATCGTACAGCGAGTCGGTGTAGGCATTGCTTTCCTGACCGTATTGGCGTGGCTGATCTTTCGCAATGTACAATCAGACATGAACGGCTTGCTTTTAGGTGAATTAGGTGGAGCCTATGTGTTTTATAGCATGGTTCGCCAGGGACATCTGCGCGATGGGCTCGAAGGGAAGGCGCTTTTTGCATCAGGCATGCTCGGGATGTTCACGCGTTTTGTCGTGCTCGTCGCGGTCATGATTGTTGCTGTCAAATCTCCTCATGTCAACCCATTCACCACTCTTGTCGGCTACTTGCTTGGCTTTGTCCTAATCTTCGTAGGGCTCTATGGCTTCTCGAAGAACGAAAGATCAACTCCTGGGGGAAAGTAG
- the atpB gene encoding F0F1 ATP synthase subunit A, whose amino-acid sequence MPAFPYLFYNSFFRINIVTIAMMILTGLIVLIVLRLAQRNLDVRKPRGLQNLIEWAIDFTANMARDTMPSERMVQWILPLAFTMVIFLFVANWLGIIATISIRLDHPIPWLGLTASSLALAHGEVPLFDSPTANMSMTLGMAVMVWILSHAQGLRHPRQYFRHYRNPMAIIEEITNPLTHGMRLYGNIFAGEALIGVILTIPLLFGWVPISIPLLLIWLLYSGFVSTIQAYVFTILMTLYVGHKSYGDQTDHA is encoded by the coding sequence GTGCCAGCATTCCCATATTTGTTTTACAATTCGTTCTTTCGCATCAATATTGTTACGATCGCGATGATGATATTGACCGGATTGATCGTATTGATTGTTCTACGCCTTGCTCAGCGCAATTTAGATGTGCGCAAGCCAAGAGGTTTACAGAACTTGATCGAATGGGCGATCGACTTTACGGCGAACATGGCACGGGATACGATGCCAAGCGAGCGCATGGTACAATGGATTTTACCGCTCGCATTTACGATGGTTATCTTCTTGTTTGTTGCTAACTGGCTGGGAATCATTGCAACCATTAGCATTCGCTTAGATCATCCGATACCATGGCTCGGTTTGACGGCGTCAAGTCTTGCATTAGCACATGGTGAAGTGCCACTCTTTGATTCGCCAACTGCGAATATGAGTATGACACTTGGCATGGCAGTGATGGTGTGGATTCTTAGCCACGCGCAGGGACTTCGTCATCCTAGGCAGTATTTTCGGCATTATCGGAATCCAATGGCAATCATCGAAGAGATCACCAACCCTCTGACGCATGGAATGCGTCTTTACGGCAATATTTTTGCTGGAGAAGCACTGATTGGTGTTATTCTTACGATTCCGCTTTTGTTTGGCTGGGTACCTATTAGTATTCCACTGCTTTTAATCTGGTTACTCTACAGTGGTTTTGTTAGTACCATTCAGGCGTATGTATTTACCATTTTGATGACTCTTTATGTCGGTCATAAGTCGTATGGTGATCAGACAGATCACGCATAA
- the atpE gene encoding ATP synthase F0 subunit C has translation MTSNLIPALFDIAVALLLGLAAVGSGVGDGLVMSKYVEGVSRQPEARGSIFASALLGVALVEAFPVIALAFGIIMLFTKGVL, from the coding sequence ATGACATCAAATCTTATACCTGCATTATTTGACATTGCAGTTGCTTTATTGCTGGGGCTTGCTGCAGTTGGGTCGGGCGTAGGTGACGGCCTTGTAATGAGCAAGTACGTTGAGGGAGTGTCTCGTCAACCAGAAGCTCGCGGATCGATCTTTGCTAGTGCATTGCTCGGTGTGGCGTTAGTTGAAGCGTTTCCAGTTATCGCGCTTGCATTCGGTATCATCATGCTCTTTACAAAAGGCGTACTATAA
- the atpF gene encoding F0F1 ATP synthase subunit B produces the protein MFEFGTFIVSIVTFLILFWIIKTYGFAPLARMLEQRRVLIEGQISEAEQSRLQAEQYLNEQHHLLDEARKQAKDIVDAARSRADEQAREILIAAEEEAGRLLESNRQLIERERVEAMNQVMSTVSSLTVDLSEKLLHLHADQATHTEMMQEADKMLGDLAC, from the coding sequence TTGTTTGAATTCGGAACGTTTATTGTATCGATTGTGACGTTCTTGATCCTGTTTTGGATCATCAAAACGTACGGGTTTGCCCCGTTGGCGCGCATGTTAGAGCAGCGTCGAGTATTGATTGAAGGGCAAATCTCAGAAGCAGAACAGAGTCGTTTGCAAGCAGAACAATACCTAAATGAACAACACCATTTGCTAGATGAAGCGAGAAAACAAGCAAAAGATATCGTCGACGCAGCGCGTTCACGCGCGGATGAACAGGCGAGAGAGATCCTTATAGCAGCAGAAGAAGAGGCTGGTCGTCTCTTAGAATCCAATCGACAACTGATTGAACGTGAACGCGTAGAGGCGATGAATCAAGTCATGAGCACCGTCTCATCACTCACGGTGGATCTGAGTGAGAAGTTGCTACACCTTCATGCTGACCAGGCAACACATACAGAAATGATGCAAGAAGCTGACAAAATGCTAGGTGACTTAGCATGTTAA
- the atpH gene encoding ATP synthase F1 subunit delta, whose amino-acid sequence MLTGAITHRYTAGLYEAAQAHGEVEMIDHSLRAMAQAIEANPSFALLLVHPVLTPEVKITVIKNVFGDALPELLLHFLHLLFTRHRGEYLTAIYTAYHLLANEAQGRLEVQVETAREFEGDQLADLRQHLAVALRKDIQAVVHVRPELIAGYRVYVGNRIIDATVRGALTQFSQKLLVNRAAKEGTF is encoded by the coding sequence ATGTTAACAGGAGCTATTACGCATCGCTATACAGCTGGGTTATACGAGGCTGCACAGGCGCATGGTGAAGTCGAGATGATCGACCACAGTTTACGTGCGATGGCACAGGCGATTGAAGCCAATCCATCCTTTGCCTTGTTACTTGTGCATCCTGTGCTAACGCCTGAAGTTAAAATAACTGTGATTAAAAACGTCTTTGGAGATGCTTTGCCAGAGCTTCTGCTACACTTCCTACACCTACTCTTTACGCGTCATCGCGGCGAATATTTGACTGCGATTTATACAGCGTATCATCTGCTTGCCAATGAGGCGCAAGGTCGATTGGAAGTACAGGTGGAAACGGCGCGCGAATTTGAAGGCGATCAATTAGCTGATCTACGTCAACATTTGGCAGTGGCTTTGCGAAAAGATATTCAAGCGGTCGTACACGTTCGACCTGAACTGATCGCAGGCTATCGTGTTTACGTGGGGAATCGAATTATAGATGCAACAGTAAGAGGCGCCCTGACACAGTTTAGCCAAAAATTGTTGGTCAATCGGGCCGCTAAGGAGGGAACCTTTTGA